AACTGTATAATCTCCGGGAGTCGTATATGTCAGAACATCCCAGCGCAAAAATTTTAAAGCAATAGCCCCCGCAACTGCAACGAGCGCACCTACTGACAAATCAGTCCCGCCCAGTGCAATAACAAGAGTCATTCCCATTGAAATAATCGTAATTTCTGCCGAGCGATTTATAATATCTATCAAGCTCCCGTAAAGCATTCCAGTTGAAGGCTGATAACTTATGCTGAAGAAGTCAGGCCGAATCACAAAGCAGACCAGCAAAATTAACGCCTCAGCAATTACTGCCCATGTTACTTTTGACTGCATGAGTCCGGAAATATCAAATTTTTTCGCTGACATTTAAGCCGCCCCCTCCGCTATGATTCTTAATATATCATGTTGAGTGCATGAAGAGCCTTCAACTTCCGCAACTTTTTCACGATCCCGCATTATTATAATCCTGTTTGAGCAGCGTATAATCTCGTCAAGTTCGGAACTTATAAATATTAACGAGACTCCATCTTTGCACATTTCGAGCATTAATCTTTGAATCTCTGCTTTAGCTCCTATATCGATTCCACGTGTAGGCTCATCAAGAATTAAAATTTTTGGATTTGCTGCCATCCACCGAGCTAATATAACTTTCTGCTGATTGCCCCCTGATAGTTCACCGGCTTTTTTCTCGCAATCGGGCGTGGCTATTCCTAAAAGTTTTATATATTTATTAGCGAGTTCTTCCTGTTCCTGCCGAGTCATGGGCCGCATGAAACCTTTTCGGGACTGTACAGCTAACATTATATTTTCTCGAATGCTCAAATCTCCTATAATTCCGTCGCGCTTTCTATCTTCAGGACAAAAGGCAATTTCTGATTTTATTGCGTCAAATGGCTGCTTGATTTCTACTTTTTCGCCGTCAATAAAAATATTGCCCCGTGAAATTTTTTCAGCTCCGAATAACATTTCTGCTGTCTCAGTCCGTCCGCTGCCTAAGAGTCCAGCAAAACCGATTAATTCACCTTTTCGCAACTCTAAAGAAATATCATTTATTTGCGAGTCCCCGATGTGTTCAGCCTTTAATATTATATCCGCGCCGTCCTGAACTTCCGCACGTTTCAAGCTGAATATCACGTCCATATCCTTCCCGACCATTTTTGTAACAAGCTCAAATTTTCCGAGTTCGTTAATTTCATAAGTCCCGATTAAATGACCATTGCGCAAAATTGTCATTCTGTCTGATACGGCGTAAATTTGATCGAGAAAGTGCGTTATAAATATTATTCCCATTCCTGAAGATTTTAACTCGCGCATGACACTGAATAATAATTGTACTTCGTTCTCGTCTAGTGAGCTTGTAGGCTCGTCAAGAATCAAAATTTTTGCTTGAATATCAACGGCTCGTGCTATAGAAGTCATTTGCTGTATTGCTGTCGAATAATAAGAAAGCGGGCGGGTTACGTCAATATCCAAGTGAAAGCGGGACATTAAATTTTCTGCTCTCTTGTTAATTTCTGCCCAGTCGATTTGGCCGTGCTTCATGGGCTGGCGGCCTACGAAAATATTTTCAGCGACGCTCAGATTTGGACATAAATTTATTTCCTGAAAGACTGCCGATATACCTAATTCTATAGCATTGCCCGGCCCGGTCGGGTGAATCTCTTGACCGTCGAGAATAATTTGTCCTGAATCCATTTGATTAACGCCTGTTAGACATTTTATGAGAGTCGACTTTCCTGCGCCGTTCTCGCCTAAGAGTGAATGAATCTCGCCAGCTCTCAACGAGAAATTAACGCCGTCAA
The sequence above is a segment of the Synergistaceae bacterium genome. Coding sequences within it:
- a CDS encoding sugar ABC transporter ATP-binding protein; its protein translation is MSGKNILEMKGITMQFPGVKALDGVNFSLRAGEIHSLLGENGAGKSTLIKCLTGVNQMDSGQIILDGQEIHPTGPGNAIELGISAVFQEINLCPNLSVAENIFVGRQPMKHGQIDWAEINKRAENLMSRFHLDIDVTRPLSYYSTAIQQMTSIARAVDIQAKILILDEPTSSLDENEVQLLFSVMRELKSSGMGIIFITHFLDQIYAVSDRMTILRNGHLIGTYEINELGKFELVTKMVGKDMDVIFSLKRAEVQDGADIILKAEHIGDSQINDISLELRKGELIGFAGLLGSGRTETAEMLFGAEKISRGNIFIDGEKVEIKQPFDAIKSEIAFCPEDRKRDGIIGDLSIRENIMLAVQSRKGFMRPMTRQEQEELANKYIKLLGIATPDCEKKAGELSGGNQQKVILARWMAANPKILILDEPTRGIDIGAKAEIQRLMLEMCKDGVSLIFISSELDEIIRCSNRIIIMRDREKVAEVEGSSCTQHDILRIIAEGAA